A single window of Terriglobales bacterium DNA harbors:
- a CDS encoding division/cell wall cluster transcriptional repressor MraZ: MFRGNHPTRVDEKGRLKVPAEFKRVIDEKYAVKFYITSLDGKVAQMYPFEEWERIEQRLSTLSNFNPAKKKFLTHTNYWGQVVEMDAQGRLLLPQLLRDAADLKGDVAVMGYLNHLEVRSMEAVRKEVAEPFTADDEKNLDELGI; the protein is encoded by the coding sequence ATGTTTCGCGGCAATCACCCAACCCGCGTCGACGAAAAGGGACGCCTCAAGGTCCCCGCCGAATTCAAGCGCGTGATCGACGAGAAGTATGCCGTGAAATTTTACATCACCTCGCTGGATGGCAAGGTTGCCCAGATGTATCCCTTCGAGGAATGGGAGAGGATCGAGCAGAGGCTGTCCACGCTCTCCAATTTCAATCCGGCGAAGAAAAAGTTTCTCACCCACACCAACTATTGGGGTCAGGTGGTGGAGATGGACGCCCAGGGACGCTTGCTGCTGCCCCAGTTGCTGCGCGACGCGGCAGACCTGAAGGGCGATGTAGCGGTGATGGGCTACCTGAACCACCTGGAAGTCCGGAGCATGGAAGCGGTCCGCAAGGAAGTGGCAGAACCCTTCACGGCCGATGACGAGAAGAACCTGGACGAACTGGGCATTTAG
- the rsmH gene encoding 16S rRNA (cytosine(1402)-N(4))-methyltransferase RsmH produces MHGKDELAPRGGHGNREQQAGHVSVLLKEAIDFLAVKPGGTYIDATVGLGGHSFELARRLGPLGRLIGLDKDPKALTIARERLRPPAGRQSNWPEVELINASFARVAEFVGENQADGILADLGLSSLQLADMARGFSFQAEGALDMRMDPVAPMTAEQVVNQLSERELADLIYEFGEERRSRRIARAIVRSRPIRTSKQLAEVVGAAAGPMKPGPIHPATLTFQALRIFVNRELDDLQALLQHDRAPGVLRQGGRLVIISFHSLEDRIVKDAFRDGAQRGWYRLLTKKPVTATEEEVAANPRSRSAKLRAVEKIVENVKNIVSR; encoded by the coding sequence GTGCATGGGAAAGACGAACTCGCCCCCAGGGGCGGACATGGCAATCGGGAACAGCAGGCTGGCCATGTTTCAGTTCTTTTAAAAGAAGCGATCGATTTTCTGGCAGTCAAGCCTGGCGGTACCTATATCGACGCCACGGTGGGGCTGGGCGGGCACAGTTTCGAGCTCGCAAGACGCCTCGGCCCACTGGGTCGTTTGATTGGGCTCGATAAGGACCCCAAGGCACTGACCATCGCCCGCGAGCGGCTGCGTCCGCCGGCCGGCCGGCAAAGTAACTGGCCGGAGGTAGAGCTGATCAACGCATCGTTCGCCCGGGTTGCGGAATTCGTCGGAGAAAACCAAGCCGACGGAATCCTGGCCGACCTGGGGTTGAGTTCGCTGCAGCTGGCGGACATGGCGCGAGGGTTCAGCTTCCAGGCGGAGGGCGCGCTCGACATGCGGATGGATCCAGTCGCCCCAATGACTGCCGAACAGGTGGTAAACCAGCTCAGCGAGCGCGAGCTTGCTGACTTGATTTACGAATTCGGTGAGGAAAGGAGGTCGCGGAGAATCGCCAGAGCCATTGTCCGGTCGCGGCCGATACGAACCTCGAAGCAGTTGGCGGAGGTCGTAGGGGCCGCGGCCGGGCCAATGAAACCCGGGCCGATTCATCCGGCGACGCTCACCTTTCAAGCTCTCCGAATCTTCGTAAACCGCGAACTGGACGATCTGCAGGCGCTGCTCCAGCACGACCGCGCGCCCGGCGTCCTCAGGCAAGGCGGACGGCTGGTGATCATCAGCTTCCATTCGCTGGAAGACCGGATCGTGAAGGACGCGTTCCGGGACGGCGCGCAGCGCGGCTGGTACCGGCTGTTGACCAAGAAGCCGGTCACGGCGACGGAAGAAGAAGTGGCGGCGAATCCGCGGTCGCGCAGCGCGAAGCTGCGGGCGGTGGAAAAGATCGTGGAAAATGTGAAAAACATCGTTTCACGATAA
- a CDS encoding cell division protein FtsL encodes MAAGATSSQIWASRRGWSGTPEVYFTKAIDNSRLVRVTDTRRSREMTQFAFAMAILFLLVMVYAWQHFSAVEYGYKIEALKSQRESLVETNRALRLEEASLRDPERIDMLARQMGLETPHAGQVVRIEPTAKDPGVPVMARADVAVVSLP; translated from the coding sequence ATGGCAGCCGGGGCCACAAGTTCGCAGATTTGGGCCAGCCGCCGCGGTTGGAGCGGCACGCCTGAGGTCTACTTCACCAAGGCCATCGACAATTCCAGGCTGGTGCGGGTAACCGACACCAGGCGCAGCCGCGAGATGACGCAATTCGCTTTCGCCATGGCCATTCTGTTCCTGCTGGTCATGGTGTACGCATGGCAGCACTTCAGCGCCGTCGAATACGGATACAAGATTGAAGCGCTCAAGTCGCAACGCGAAAGCCTGGTCGAGACCAATCGTGCCCTGAGGCTGGAAGAAGCCTCGCTCAGAGACCCGGAACGCATTGACATGCTGGCGCGGCAGATGGGACTGGAAACGCCGCATGCCGGGCAGGTAGTGCGCATCGAGCCGACCGCGAAGGATCCTGGCGTGCCGGTGATGGCGCGTGCCGACGTCGCCGTGGTTTCGTTGCCGTAA
- a CDS encoding SRPBCC family protein, producing MPQFFETSQFVAVDVERAFRFFADPQNLPQISPPRSGARLVRLDLVSPAGHPGLAGAGSEIEISVRLFPPLPFRGRWLARIVDFEYGSYFRDRQVRGPFQRWDHTHAFEASGSGTLISDTVEYEVGRGKIGGIANAMFIRRALQEMFDYRQRAAERLLR from the coding sequence ATGCCGCAGTTTTTTGAAACCTCGCAGTTCGTAGCGGTGGATGTTGAACGCGCCTTCCGCTTCTTTGCCGACCCGCAAAACCTGCCGCAGATCAGCCCGCCCCGATCCGGGGCGCGTCTGGTTCGCCTCGACCTGGTCTCGCCCGCTGGGCATCCCGGCCTTGCCGGCGCAGGCTCGGAGATCGAGATTTCGGTTCGCCTGTTTCCGCCTCTTCCCTTTCGCGGGCGGTGGCTGGCGCGCATCGTGGACTTTGAATACGGCTCGTATTTTCGCGACCGGCAAGTGCGCGGCCCATTCCAGCGTTGGGACCACACCCACGCGTTTGAAGCGAGCGGATCGGGAACTCTGATCAGCGACACGGTGGAGTACGAGGTGGGACGAGGCAAAATCGGCGGCATCGCGAACGCGATGTTCATCCGCCGCGCGCTGCAGGAAATGTTCGACTACCGCCAGCGCGCCGCCGAACGGCTGCTGCGATAG